The Pseudomonadota bacterium region ATCAAAGGTTCAGCGGCCGGCGGCGGCTTGGCTCAGACTATTCCCTTGACTCCTTTTTCTCTGGGACTCACCGGCGATATCGATAACATCATGAACGCCCACAACCTGATGATGGTCGCCCTGACCTCCAGGATGCAGCATGAGCAGAACAACACCGATGATTTTCTGGCCAAAAAGAATCTCAAACGGCTGGATATTGACCCCAATCAGGTGCAAGTCCGCTGGATCCTCGACTTCTGCGCCCAGGCCCTGCGTAATATTGTTATCGGTCTCGGCGAGCGGCTCGACGGCATGGTGATGGAATCAGGTTTTGCCATTGCCGTATCTTCGGAAATCATGGCGATCCTGGCCGTAGCCACGGATCTCAAAGACCTGCGCGAACGGATGGGTAAAATCATCGTCGCCTACTCAAAAACCGGTAAACCGGTCACCACTGACGATCTTGACGTTGGTGGCGCCATGACCGCCTGGATGGTTAAAGCTTTGAACCCCAACCTGCTGCAAACCGTTGAAGGCCAGCCGGTTTTTGTCCATGCCGGTCCGTTTGCCAATATTGCCATCGGCCAGTCATCTATCATTGCCGACCGCATCGGTCTGAAACTGGGTGATTATCATGTGACCGAATCCGGATTTGGTGCCGACATCGGTTTCGAAAAATTCTGGAACCTCAAATGCCGCTTCTCCGGCCTGACTCCCGACTGCTCAGTCATTGTCGCTACCGTCCGCGCCCTCAAAATGCACGGTGGTGGTCCCGCGGTAGTCCCCGGCCGGCCACTGGCTAAGGAATATGTTGAGGAGAATGTCGGCCTGGTTGAAAAAGGCTGTTGCAACGTTATCGCCCACATTGAAACGGTCAAAAAAGCTGGAGTTACCCCGGTGGTCTGCATCAACAGCTTCTATACCGATACCGATGCCGAAATTGCCGAGATAAAAAGGCAGGCTGAAGCCGCCGGTGCCCGTTGCGCGGTATCCAGACACTGGCAGTATGGCGGTGAAGGCGCACAGGAGTTGTGTCAGGCAGTTATTGAAGCCTGTGATGAACCGAGTGAATTCAAACTTCTCTATGAAGACAGTACCCCACTCAAAAAACGGATCGAGCTGCTGGCTACTGAAGTCTATGGTGCCGACGGTGCCTCTTTCAGCGATGAAGCCCTGAAAAAGATCGAAATGATCGACAACGATCCTG contains the following coding sequences:
- a CDS encoding formate--tetrahydrofolate ligase, translated to MGLDFKKFDAPNMADWQIAALAEKEMMKPIQQVSDELGLVGDELIPMGKYVAKVDYMKVLERLGDRPDGKYINVTAITPTPLGEGKTTTSMGLVQGLGLMGKNVVGAIRQPSGGPTFNIKGSAAGGGLAQTIPLTPFSLGLTGDIDNIMNAHNLMMVALTSRMQHEQNNTDDFLAKKNLKRLDIDPNQVQVRWILDFCAQALRNIVIGLGERLDGMVMESGFAIAVSSEIMAILAVATDLKDLRERMGKIIVAYSKTGKPVTTDDLDVGGAMTAWMVKALNPNLLQTVEGQPVFVHAGPFANIAIGQSSIIADRIGLKLGDYHVTESGFGADIGFEKFWNLKCRFSGLTPDCSVIVATVRALKMHGGGPAVVPGRPLAKEYVEENVGLVEKGCCNVIAHIETVKKAGVTPVVCINSFYTDTDAEIAEIKRQAEAAGARCAVSRHWQYGGEGAQELCQAVIEACDEPSEFKLLYEDSTPLKKRIELLATEVYGADGASFSDEALKKIEMIDNDPELSKLGTCMVKTHLSLSHDPTLKGRPKGFTFPVRDVLIYQGAGFCVPLGGTIKLMPGTASDPAYRRIDVDVETGQVKGLF